A genomic segment from Luteolibacter ambystomatis encodes:
- a CDS encoding GspE/PulE family protein → MTQLLLEPARRTGCDDLKAVSDVLEGATQRQRSPIPDLLDAGIVDEEKYLRELSGELGLEWLDNIPAPDAPLPLREACGPRIALKHRLLPIAIEGEGPAAVLKLATFDPFDLVARQAAAQELPMRVEWTMASRRRIHEALRRLYGVGADTFEQILEGREMDFDNLEATDEANVIDKDDDEEASVVKFVNQIIREALDQHATDIHVEPLADNLRIRYRLDGRLLEVTVPENIKALQSSVIARLKIMSRLDIAERRLPQDGRINLQFEGQTIDVRVATVPTVEGESVSLRLLNQQKFNLEKLGMEPFVRQKIESLLHLPNGIILITGPTGSGKSTSLYSFLSEVNHPERRIVTVEDPVENKLPGVMQIAVKSEIGLTFASALRSILRADPNIVMIGEIRDLETAEIAIRASLTGHLVFSTLHTNDALGGISRLVDMGVEPFLVSAAVRAFLAQRLVRRLCPHCKVPREVTMEDRRDLGIPMNLEGQAYAAKGCDRCRNSGFSGRLAIYEVAILTHAMQELVAHSAPANQIRAQAVKDGYIPMRGYGWHKVMQGLTTMEEVISVTSTDVAH, encoded by the coding sequence ATGACCCAGCTCCTGCTCGAACCCGCCCGCCGCACCGGATGTGACGACCTCAAGGCCGTCTCGGATGTCCTCGAAGGGGCCACCCAGCGCCAACGTTCTCCCATTCCGGACCTGCTCGATGCCGGCATTGTCGATGAGGAGAAATATCTCCGGGAACTGTCCGGGGAACTGGGCTTGGAATGGCTGGACAACATTCCCGCTCCGGACGCACCGCTGCCGCTGCGCGAGGCCTGCGGCCCGCGGATCGCCTTGAAGCACCGCTTGCTCCCGATCGCCATCGAAGGGGAGGGGCCTGCCGCCGTTCTGAAACTGGCCACTTTTGATCCTTTCGACCTCGTCGCCCGCCAGGCCGCGGCGCAGGAACTGCCAATGCGGGTGGAATGGACGATGGCCTCCCGCCGCCGCATCCACGAGGCCCTCCGCCGTCTTTACGGGGTGGGCGCGGACACCTTCGAGCAGATCCTCGAAGGCCGCGAGATGGACTTCGACAATCTCGAAGCCACCGACGAGGCCAACGTCATCGACAAGGACGACGACGAGGAGGCCAGCGTGGTCAAGTTCGTGAACCAGATCATCCGCGAAGCCCTCGATCAGCACGCGACTGATATTCACGTGGAGCCCCTCGCGGACAACCTCCGCATCCGCTACCGCCTCGACGGCCGCCTGTTGGAAGTCACGGTGCCGGAGAACATCAAGGCGCTCCAGAGCTCGGTGATCGCGCGTCTGAAGATCATGTCCCGCCTGGACATTGCGGAGCGCCGCCTGCCACAGGACGGACGTATCAATCTCCAGTTCGAAGGCCAGACCATCGACGTCCGCGTCGCCACCGTGCCGACCGTGGAAGGCGAGAGCGTTTCGCTGCGTTTGCTCAACCAGCAGAAGTTTAACCTTGAGAAGCTGGGCATGGAGCCCTTCGTGCGGCAGAAGATCGAATCGCTGCTGCACCTGCCGAACGGCATCATCCTGATCACCGGTCCCACCGGTTCGGGTAAATCGACCAGCCTTTACTCCTTCCTCAGTGAAGTGAACCACCCGGAGCGCCGCATCGTGACGGTGGAAGACCCGGTGGAAAACAAACTGCCGGGCGTGATGCAGATCGCGGTGAAGTCGGAAATCGGCCTCACTTTCGCCTCGGCCCTGCGTTCCATTCTCCGTGCCGACCCGAACATCGTGATGATCGGGGAAATCCGAGACCTTGAGACGGCGGAAATCGCGATCCGCGCCTCGCTCACGGGTCACCTGGTGTTCTCCACCCTCCACACGAATGACGCGCTCGGCGGCATCAGCCGTCTTGTGGACATGGGGGTGGAGCCGTTCCTCGTCTCCGCCGCCGTCCGGGCCTTCCTCGCCCAGCGCCTCGTCCGCCGCCTCTGCCCGCACTGCAAGGTGCCGCGCGAGGTGACGATGGAAGACCGCCGTGATCTCGGCATCCCGATGAATCTCGAAGGCCAGGCCTATGCTGCCAAGGGGTGCGACCGCTGCCGCAACAGCGGCTTCTCCGGCCGACTCGCCATCTACGAGGTGGCCATCCTCACCCACGCCATGCAGGAACTGGTGGCACACAGTGCCCCGGCCAACCAGATCCGCGCCCAGGCCGTGAAGGATGGCTATATCCCGATGCGCGGCTATGGCTGGCACAAGGTGATGCAAGGCCTCACCACCATGGAGGAAGTCATCTCGGTGACCTCCACTGATGTCGCTCACTAA
- a CDS encoding ABC transporter ATP-binding protein, giving the protein MIEVSNLTKRFPRHEAVRGITFSVAKGEIVGFLGPNGAGKTTTLRMLTGYLPPTSGSAKVANHDIFRESIAARRKIGYMPENVPLYDDMRVREYLRFRAELKGLSGRDARRRVSEVIETCGLEAVKKKMIRVCSKGYRQRVGLADALVHQPELLILDEPTNGLDPNQIRQIRELIRTLADRHTVLVSTHILHEVEMTCNRVIIIDSGKIKAQDTPKNLVAGMRAAGKVHLEVAADPQIVTAALSRLDNVKRVTAEPRDDRWTHYEVLVDSGTDARERISNLVAQYAWPMRSLFRKEATLEDVFVELTRRD; this is encoded by the coding sequence ATGATCGAAGTCTCCAACCTGACCAAACGTTTCCCGCGCCACGAGGCCGTCCGCGGCATCACATTCTCCGTCGCCAAAGGGGAAATCGTGGGGTTCCTCGGGCCGAATGGAGCGGGTAAAACGACTACCCTGCGGATGCTTACCGGTTATCTGCCGCCGACGTCCGGAAGTGCAAAAGTGGCGAATCACGACATTTTTCGCGAATCCATCGCCGCCCGTCGCAAGATCGGCTACATGCCGGAGAATGTCCCCCTCTACGACGACATGCGGGTGCGCGAATACCTGCGCTTCCGGGCGGAGCTGAAAGGCCTGTCCGGTCGTGACGCCCGCCGCCGGGTCTCCGAGGTGATCGAGACCTGTGGGCTGGAAGCGGTGAAGAAGAAAATGATCCGCGTCTGCTCCAAGGGCTACCGCCAGCGCGTGGGCCTCGCCGATGCCCTCGTCCACCAGCCCGAACTGTTGATTTTGGATGAACCCACCAATGGCTTGGATCCCAATCAGATCCGGCAGATCCGCGAATTGATCCGGACGCTTGCCGATCGCCATACCGTGCTGGTTTCCACCCACATCCTTCACGAGGTGGAGATGACCTGCAACCGGGTCATCATCATCGACAGCGGCAAGATCAAGGCCCAGGACACCCCGAAAAACCTCGTGGCCGGGATGCGCGCCGCCGGCAAGGTGCATCTGGAGGTCGCCGCCGATCCCCAGATCGTCACCGCCGCCCTCTCGCGACTGGACAATGTCAAGCGCGTGACCGCAGAGCCGCGTGACGACCGATGGACGCATTATGAGGTGCTGGTGGACTCTGGCACGGATGCCCGCGAACGAATCAGCAATCTCGTGGCGCAGTATGCGTGGCCGATGCGTTCGCTGTTCCGCAAGGAGGCGACACTGGAGGATGTCTTCGTGGAGTTGACGCGGCGGGATTGA
- a CDS encoding ATP-binding cassette domain-containing protein, translating into MAYLEIRDLYKQFTKRAGGLFSSGTETIRAVDGVSLSIEKGEILGLVGESGCGKSTLSRTLMQLTPPTSGSVVLNGEDLSKLPHHEIRKRRLDFQMVFQDPYASLNPRMTVFSTLAEAVRQRHPKLAKQALVERVEALMATCGLDAGTMRKYPHEFSGGQRQRIAIARALAPEPKLVIADEPVSALDVSIQSQILNLLKKLQKDLGLTLIFISHDLGVVHYLADRIAVMYKGKIVESGSAEEVFHHPQNDYTKRLLAAIPKLAEAPAA; encoded by the coding sequence GTGGCTTATCTGGAAATCCGAGACCTCTACAAGCAGTTCACCAAGCGCGCCGGAGGGCTGTTCTCCTCGGGCACCGAAACCATCCGCGCGGTGGACGGTGTCAGCCTGTCGATTGAGAAAGGCGAGATCCTCGGCCTCGTCGGCGAATCCGGCTGCGGCAAGTCCACCCTGTCCCGCACGCTGATGCAGCTCACGCCGCCGACCTCCGGTTCCGTGGTCCTGAACGGCGAGGACCTTTCCAAGCTGCCCCATCATGAGATCCGGAAACGCCGGCTCGATTTCCAAATGGTCTTCCAGGACCCTTACGCCTCGCTGAACCCACGCATGACGGTGTTCTCCACGCTGGCGGAGGCGGTGAGACAACGCCATCCGAAGCTTGCCAAGCAGGCGCTGGTCGAGCGGGTCGAAGCGCTCATGGCCACCTGCGGCCTCGATGCCGGGACCATGCGCAAGTATCCGCACGAGTTCTCCGGCGGGCAGCGCCAGCGCATCGCCATCGCCCGGGCTCTCGCCCCGGAGCCGAAGCTGGTGATCGCGGACGAACCGGTGTCCGCTCTGGACGTCTCGATCCAGTCCCAGATCCTGAATCTTCTCAAAAAGCTCCAGAAGGATCTCGGCCTCACTCTCATCTTCATCTCCCACGACCTCGGTGTGGTCCACTATCTGGCGGACCGGATCGCCGTGATGTACAAGGGCAAAATCGTGGAATCCGGCAGCGCGGAGGAAGTTTTCCACCACCCGCAGAACGACTACACGAAGCGTCTGCTCGCCGCGATTCCGAAGCTGGCCGAAGCCCCGGCCGCATGA
- a CDS encoding HEAT repeat domain-containing protein: protein MKTASAVPGFLIILVIAAGGVPENKRIVRIGPEMVNPLAASRDTDGSVYALDGGAPKQPARVFRMAATNRPEIFSQQFPSPRAPGGLMAWRGTVLLEASPEAWELRDTDGNGKADQSRVLLKGLGTDPTRWEHGLTGAVRGPDGRFYWAVGDAGVDATAREGYPLTLPDAGCVIRCNPDGSALEIYAHGLRDVRQLAFDEFGNLFGIDQVPGPVEYGRLLYIAEKADYGWRSYYGDRKKGWNPWRDEILTRGPEHPATVMPSTTGYSGKPASGLVAMPGGGLLVVPIPAAEPIRLRIVESGAGFRVDDEMTLETGIAASYALSASDGGLLLLGSPTHAPDNRGMFRWQSFGKTTRSKVSIPKSPAAQASVEELLARLAHDDEIVRADAQWELVARPETTARLLQAAIELKDRPLPLAHVLWALSCRRVFDRPLFLELIHSKQPEVRLQAVRWAGGMNAGVAEDLIPILQDPSLRVRYHAAMALGKTHSPDALEPLLTMLAENDNRDPWLQHAGVIALRGYWLADVLRIAREHPSAAVRLAAVASVADRAPERLSALRQEPDPGVRAETIRAMYQAKLPPNGPDRESSAAKLAWLLFNDAKDLTPGATRRALAAARLSPDHFSGDLLVKFIGNPNQSEGLRVEALKLLATWNIALKVDPLDGRPREIGKGKPIDRDLAGLLGSLIYGRSPALAAAARETATAMKIEPAGSIPRALVEATDANMPVNQRILAMELLARNRRAAFKDVLERLLRDGNTEIRFAAARLAIHMDPDQVAEFSGKILSSSSSIAELRQALALLMQTYSDEVIPILISCLDAAAHDRWPTEATLELMDSAEKTLDSIPDVKLAKSLAEFQAHLRTRLGKLAPFAGGLSGGDATRGRDIFENYLTARCMDCHQGKAEAEGLVPKLDHIGAAGRLFILESLVLPGEHLERAYATITVTRRNGSVVTGSLRMETSSSLTLKKPDGSEEVVNVSDIVARTAPVSPMPSSDQRLTGKQIRDLVEYLSGRQ from the coding sequence ATGAAGACCGCCTCGGCAGTTCCGGGTTTTCTGATAATACTGGTGATCGCGGCAGGAGGCGTGCCGGAGAACAAGCGCATCGTCAGGATAGGCCCCGAAATGGTGAATCCCCTCGCGGCAAGCAGGGATACGGATGGCAGCGTATATGCCTTGGACGGTGGAGCGCCGAAGCAACCGGCACGCGTTTTCCGCATGGCCGCGACGAACAGGCCGGAAATTTTTTCGCAGCAATTCCCGTCCCCTCGCGCACCAGGCGGACTGATGGCGTGGCGAGGGACCGTCTTGCTGGAGGCGTCTCCGGAAGCGTGGGAACTCCGTGACACGGATGGCAATGGCAAGGCCGACCAGAGCAGGGTGCTTTTGAAAGGGCTCGGGACCGATCCCACGCGATGGGAACATGGCCTCACCGGTGCGGTGCGGGGACCGGACGGACGGTTTTATTGGGCGGTTGGCGATGCCGGAGTGGATGCCACCGCACGTGAGGGCTATCCACTCACCCTGCCGGATGCGGGTTGCGTGATACGCTGCAATCCGGACGGGAGCGCACTGGAAATATACGCCCACGGTTTGCGGGATGTGCGCCAGCTTGCCTTTGACGAGTTCGGCAATCTGTTCGGCATCGATCAGGTTCCCGGGCCCGTGGAGTATGGACGGCTGCTCTACATCGCGGAGAAAGCGGACTACGGGTGGAGAAGCTACTATGGAGATCGTAAAAAGGGCTGGAATCCATGGCGGGACGAGATTCTCACCCGCGGCCCGGAGCATCCCGCAACGGTAATGCCATCAACCACCGGATATTCCGGAAAACCGGCATCAGGACTGGTGGCCATGCCGGGGGGAGGACTTCTGGTTGTCCCGATCCCCGCGGCCGAGCCCATACGGCTCCGGATCGTGGAAAGTGGCGCGGGTTTCCGGGTGGATGACGAGATGACCTTGGAGACGGGGATTGCGGCGAGTTATGCCTTGTCCGCATCGGATGGAGGGCTTCTGCTCTTGGGATCTCCCACCCATGCTCCTGACAATCGGGGCATGTTCAGGTGGCAGTCTTTCGGGAAGACAACCCGGTCAAAGGTGTCCATTCCGAAAAGCCCCGCGGCTCAGGCATCCGTGGAAGAGTTGCTCGCAAGGCTGGCGCATGACGATGAAATCGTTCGTGCGGATGCCCAATGGGAATTGGTTGCGAGACCGGAAACGACCGCCAGGCTGTTGCAAGCCGCCATCGAGCTCAAGGACCGTCCCCTTCCCCTTGCCCATGTCCTGTGGGCGCTTTCCTGCCGCCGTGTTTTCGACCGGCCGTTGTTCCTCGAACTGATCCATTCGAAACAACCGGAAGTCCGCCTCCAGGCCGTACGATGGGCGGGCGGGATGAATGCAGGCGTGGCGGAAGACCTCATCCCCATCCTCCAGGATCCTTCGCTGCGTGTGCGCTACCACGCGGCCATGGCTCTTGGAAAGACGCACTCTCCGGATGCACTCGAGCCCCTGCTGACCATGCTGGCAGAGAACGACAACCGGGATCCGTGGTTACAGCATGCGGGCGTCATCGCTCTGCGCGGCTACTGGCTGGCAGATGTTTTGAGGATCGCCCGGGAACATCCTTCGGCCGCGGTGCGGCTGGCGGCCGTGGCTTCAGTCGCGGATCGTGCTCCGGAGCGGTTGTCGGCACTGCGTCAGGAGCCGGACCCCGGTGTGCGGGCGGAGACAATCCGAGCGATGTATCAGGCGAAGCTCCCGCCCAATGGTCCCGACCGCGAATCGTCCGCGGCCAAGCTTGCGTGGCTGTTGTTCAATGACGCAAAGGATCTGACCCCGGGTGCCACACGCCGGGCTTTGGCGGCAGCCCGCTTGTCCCCCGATCACTTCTCCGGAGACCTGTTGGTGAAATTCATCGGCAATCCCAATCAGAGCGAAGGCCTGCGGGTGGAGGCCCTGAAGCTCCTGGCCACATGGAATATCGCGCTGAAAGTGGATCCGCTGGATGGTCGGCCTCGGGAGATCGGCAAGGGCAAACCGATCGACCGCGATCTCGCCGGGTTGCTCGGCTCCTTGATCTACGGCCGGTCCCCCGCTCTCGCTGCCGCAGCGCGCGAGACGGCGACAGCGATGAAAATCGAACCTGCAGGAAGTATCCCCCGGGCTTTAGTGGAAGCCACCGACGCGAACATGCCGGTAAACCAGCGGATACTCGCAATGGAACTACTGGCCCGCAATCGCCGTGCCGCTTTCAAGGACGTATTGGAACGTTTGCTGCGCGATGGAAACACCGAGATCCGTTTTGCCGCGGCCAGACTCGCCATTCATATGGACCCGGATCAGGTGGCGGAGTTCAGCGGGAAGATCCTGAGTTCCTCCTCCAGCATCGCGGAACTCCGCCAAGCCCTGGCCTTGCTCATGCAAACTTACTCGGATGAAGTCATTCCGATCCTCATCTCCTGTCTTGATGCGGCCGCCCACGACCGGTGGCCGACGGAAGCGACTCTGGAGCTGATGGATTCGGCAGAGAAGACCTTGGACAGTATTCCGGACGTGAAACTGGCGAAAAGCCTGGCCGAATTCCAGGCCCACCTCCGGACAAGACTTGGAAAACTGGCTCCTTTCGCCGGCGGTTTGTCCGGAGGCGATGCCACGCGGGGTCGGGACATTTTTGAGAACTATCTGACCGCCCGCTGCATGGACTGCCACCAGGGCAAAGCGGAAGCCGAGGGCCTGGTGCCAAAGCTCGATCACATCGGAGCAGCGGGGCGCTTGTTCATCCTCGAATCGCTGGTGCTGCCGGGAGAACATCTCGAACGTGCCTATGCGACGATCACTGTGACCCGCAGGAATGGCAGCGTCGTAACCGGCAGCCTGCGGATGGAAACGTCATCCTCCCTCACACTGAAAAAACCGGATGGCAGCGAGGAGGTCGTGAACGTTTCCGATATCGTCGCACGCACCGCGCCGGTCAGCCCGATGCCGTCTTCCGACCAGCGCCTTACCGGAAAGCAAATCCGCGATCTTGTCGAATACCTCTCCGGCCGCCAATAA
- the msrB gene encoding peptide-methionine (R)-S-oxide reductase MsrB codes for MFHSRWLSALALPLMLGACKAEENRKTAMETSKEVPAQPTGKVEKTDAEWKKILTPEQYRVLRQAGTERPNGEIYDQFKKQGGGTYYCAGCGAELFTSNEKFDSHCGWPSFYDPSKAKNVVTRDDFSGGMARTEVLCAKCGGHLGHVFKGEGFNTPTDQRYCINGIALKFVPAEAKTAEAKKDEKAAGK; via the coding sequence ATGTTCCACTCCCGCTGGCTGTCCGCGCTCGCCCTGCCCTTGATGCTGGGGGCGTGCAAGGCCGAGGAAAACCGGAAAACCGCCATGGAAACCTCCAAGGAAGTCCCAGCCCAACCCACCGGCAAGGTCGAGAAGACCGATGCCGAATGGAAGAAGATCCTCACCCCTGAGCAATACCGCGTCCTCCGCCAGGCAGGCACCGAGCGCCCGAACGGTGAGATCTACGATCAGTTCAAGAAACAAGGCGGCGGCACCTACTACTGTGCCGGTTGCGGCGCGGAACTTTTCACTTCGAACGAGAAGTTCGATTCCCATTGCGGGTGGCCGAGCTTCTACGATCCCTCCAAGGCGAAGAACGTGGTGACCCGCGATGATTTCTCCGGCGGCATGGCCCGTACGGAGGTGCTCTGCGCCAAATGCGGCGGCCACCTCGGCCATGTCTTCAAGGGCGAGGGCTTCAACACCCCCACCGACCAGCGCTACTGCATCAATGGCATCGCGCTGAAATTCGTGCCTGCGGAAGCCAAAACCGCGGAGGCCAAGAAGGACGAGAAAGCGGCGGGCAAGTAA
- a CDS encoding type II secretion system F family protein has protein sequence MPVFAFKALNSAGAVTTGEIDASDRPDAMRLLDKRGLQPVSLRENAAATVPSASKNKAKAETNYDKAASKPAKAAKEEAIPEGPQKMKRAEVVMFTEELSDMLGAGLQLEPALKSMESRQELGNLKNVAYRIRQEVRDGMNFSSALKRASPSFGPLYCSLAAAGEASGALDTILKRQAHYLKTLQELQSKLILAMIYPAFLVLAGIGVSIVFVTTLIPQLTELIKSTPGGKLPLPIQWMTAISNHLGEYWYVYAILLVAAALFFKAWKDNDANKPTWDRTKLKMPLVGPVIASRFYVQFLETMANLVGNGLPLLRALELSRDATQNLSLRGELDRVIDQVGDGRAFSRALIRTGAFPALFVDMISVGEQTGKLDLSLRRAAERYDKELNKDLQRIMALIMPTILIIMAGLIGTMAYLMITAIFQTISNIGAH, from the coding sequence GTGCCCGTCTTCGCCTTCAAAGCCCTGAACTCCGCCGGTGCAGTCACCACCGGGGAAATCGATGCCAGCGACCGACCGGATGCCATGCGCTTGCTCGACAAGCGCGGTCTCCAACCGGTCAGCCTCCGGGAGAATGCCGCGGCCACGGTGCCGTCCGCCTCCAAGAACAAGGCCAAGGCGGAGACGAATTACGACAAGGCCGCGTCCAAGCCCGCCAAGGCGGCGAAGGAAGAGGCGATCCCCGAAGGTCCGCAGAAGATGAAGCGGGCCGAGGTGGTGATGTTCACCGAAGAGTTGTCCGACATGCTCGGAGCCGGCCTCCAGCTTGAGCCCGCGCTCAAATCGATGGAGAGCCGTCAGGAACTCGGCAACCTCAAGAACGTGGCCTACCGCATCCGCCAGGAAGTCCGCGATGGCATGAACTTCTCTTCGGCGCTCAAGCGGGCCAGCCCCAGCTTCGGTCCGCTGTATTGCTCGCTCGCTGCCGCGGGCGAGGCTTCCGGCGCGCTCGATACCATTCTCAAGCGCCAAGCCCACTACCTGAAGACGCTCCAGGAACTCCAGAGCAAGCTCATCCTTGCGATGATCTATCCGGCGTTCCTCGTGCTCGCGGGCATCGGCGTGTCGATCGTATTCGTCACCACGCTCATCCCGCAGCTCACCGAGCTCATCAAGAGCACGCCGGGCGGCAAGCTGCCACTGCCGATCCAGTGGATGACCGCCATTAGCAATCACCTTGGGGAATACTGGTATGTCTATGCGATCCTGCTGGTCGCCGCCGCATTGTTCTTCAAGGCATGGAAGGACAATGACGCGAACAAGCCGACCTGGGATCGCACGAAGTTGAAGATGCCACTCGTCGGGCCGGTCATCGCCAGCCGGTTCTACGTGCAGTTCCTGGAAACCATGGCAAACCTTGTGGGCAACGGCCTGCCGCTGCTCCGCGCGCTCGAACTGTCCCGCGACGCCACCCAGAACCTCTCGCTCCGCGGGGAATTGGACCGGGTGATCGATCAGGTCGGCGATGGCCGTGCCTTCTCCCGCGCCCTCATCCGCACCGGTGCCTTTCCGGCGTTGTTCGTGGACATGATCTCCGTGGGCGAGCAGACCGGCAAACTCGATCTATCCCTTCGTCGTGCCGCCGAGCGTTACGACAAGGAGTTGAACAAGGATCTCCAGCGCATCATGGCGCTGATCATGCCGACGATCCTCATCATCATGGCAGGTCTCATCGGCACCATGGCCTACCTGATGATCACCGCGATCTTCCAGACGATCTCGAACATCGGGGCGCACTGA
- a CDS encoding 2OG-Fe(II) oxygenase yields MNFDPLLDALAGPGWISVPDFLPDTMARTVATECAVRWDEGEFQRAGVGRGTGLAIREDVRRDHVLWLDREQAGRAQTAWLDIIEELRVAMNRGLFLGLREYEGHFAIYPAGGFYKAHLDRHENTQARIITAILYLNDGWQPGDGGELKIWTTPDDKDGAFELVEPRMGTLVLFRAGDFWHEVLPANKTRMSITGWFRI; encoded by the coding sequence GTGAACTTCGATCCGCTTCTCGATGCCCTCGCCGGTCCCGGCTGGATCAGCGTGCCGGACTTTCTCCCGGACACGATGGCCCGGACCGTGGCCACCGAATGCGCGGTGCGCTGGGACGAGGGCGAATTCCAACGCGCCGGAGTCGGCCGCGGCACCGGTCTCGCGATCCGCGAGGATGTCCGGCGCGATCATGTGCTGTGGCTGGATCGCGAGCAGGCCGGACGCGCACAAACGGCGTGGCTGGACATCATTGAAGAACTCCGCGTGGCGATGAACCGCGGACTCTTTCTCGGACTGCGCGAGTATGAAGGCCACTTCGCGATCTATCCGGCAGGAGGATTCTACAAGGCTCATCTCGACCGCCACGAGAACACGCAGGCACGGATCATCACCGCCATCCTCTATCTGAACGATGGCTGGCAACCCGGCGATGGCGGCGAGTTGAAAATCTGGACCACGCCCGACGACAAGGATGGCGCGTTCGAATTGGTCGAGCCACGCATGGGAACACTGGTGCTTTTCCGCGCCGGGGACTTCTGGCATGAGGTGCTGCCCGCGAACAAGACACGGATGAGCATCACGGGGTGGTTCAGGATCTGA